A genomic region of Colletotrichum destructivum chromosome 5, complete sequence contains the following coding sequences:
- a CDS encoding Putative FAD-binding domain, PCMH-type, FAD-binding, type PCMH, subdomain 2, protein MWSGGMTASLLAASALLFPSVGSAAAVENHEPGNVVVQASAATPRTGIPPCDALIAAGLGDRLVLATEEGYEARIATYWSVGARLRPWCLVQPRDTEEVSRTLTTLVKTGSGAGDWHIAVRGGGHNHWAGTNNVANGVTIDLAHFNQTSYNPRTNLASVGPGDHWKDVFAALLKHNVTVAGGRDGGVGVGGFLLGGGNSYYTGRMGFGADSVKNYEVVLADGAVVHANNTTSPDLYKALKGGGSNFGIVTRFDMEALPAKDLYTGIRLMSKENSDDVVDAVVDFTNHDQSLADDAMVVVYTHNTAMGDDVLIAASRVNTQGNSNTTAFAKINRIPAISSEMTHRSMADLALNSQIPAGSRSVWFTLTFKNDASILRRAVDAHQAFVDAMKQAVSADEFTTQMVFQPLPTYFADIGRARDGGGGGNVLGLDAEKDNAILWLGLVTVNTEAQEAVARARMASAAAQIEDFAASVGGSVGWRYLNYADPSQNPLKTYGEANVGFIRKVASKYDPEGVFQKRVPGGFKISRVD, encoded by the exons ATGTGGTCCGGAGGCATGACCGCGAGCCTTCTAGCTGCGTCCGCCTTGCTATTCCCGAGTGTTGGTTCCGCAGCGGCAGTCGAGAACCACGAGCCTGGAAACGTGGTCGTCCaagcctcggcggcgacaccGCGCACCGGGATTCCACCA TGTGATGCTCTGATTGCTGCCGGCTTGGGAGATCGACTGGTCCTTGCGACCGAGGAGGGCTACGAGGCCCGTATCGCAACCTACTGGTCCGTCGGTGCCCGACTGCGTCCATGGTGTCTCGTCCAGCCCCGCGACACCGAGGAGGTCTCCAGGACGTTGACCACCCTGGTCAAAACCGGGTCCGGGGCAGGCGATTGGCACATTGCCGTCCGTGGCGGTGGCCACAACCACTGGGCGGGCACGAACAacgtcgccaacggcgtGACCATTGACCTGGCCCACTTCAACCAAACATCCTACAACCCCCGCACGAACCTCGCCTCTGTCGGGCCTGGCGACCACTGGAAGGACGTATTTGCCGCGCTGCTCAAGCACAACGTGACCGTCGCCGGAGgacgcgacggcggcgtcggggtCGGCGGCTTCCTGCTGGGAGGCGGCAACTCCTACTACACGGGCCGCATGGGCTTTGGCGCCGACTCGGTCAAGAACTACGAGGTCGTGCTcgcggacggcgccgtcgtccatgCCAACAACACGACCAGCCCTGATCTGTACAAGGCTCTAAAGGGCGGAGGCAGCAACTTCGGCATCGTGACCCGCTTCGACATGGAGGCGCTGCCCGCCAAGGATCTCTACACCGGCATCCGCCTCATGAGCAAGGAGAACTCGGACGATGTCGtggatgccgtcgtcgattTCACCAACCACGACCAGTCCTTGGCCGACGATGCCATGGTCGTGGTCTACACCCACAACACGGCcatgggcgacgacgttctCATCGCCGCGTCCCGCGTCAACACCCAGGGCAACTCGAACACGACTGCTTTTGCCAAGATCAACAGGATCCCCGCCATCAGCAGCGAGATGACCCACCGGAGCATGGCGGATCTGGCGTTGAACTCCCAAATCCCTGCAGGGAGCCG TTCTGTGTGGTTCACCCTGACCTTCAAAAACGACGCGTCCATCCTGCGCAGGGCTGTCGACGCCCACCAGGCGTTCGTGGACGCGATGAAGCAGGCCGTGAGCGCGGACGAGTTCACCACGCAGATGGTGTTCCAGCCCCTGCCCACCTACTTCGCCGACATCGGCCGGgcgcgcgacggcggcggcggcggcaacgtcctcggcctcgatgccgagaAGGACAACGCGATCCTCTGGCTCGGTCTCGTGACCGTCAAcaccgaggcccaggaggCCGTCGCGCGCGCCcgcatggcctcggccgcggcgcaGATCGAGGACTTCGCTGCCTcggtcggcggcagcgtcggcTGGCGGTACCTCAACTACGCCGACCCCAGCCAGAACCCCCTCAAGACGTACGGCGAGGCCAACGTGGGCTTCATCCGCAAGGTCGCTTCCAAGTACGACCCGGAAGGCGTGTTCCAGAAGCGCGTTCCCGGCGGCTTCAAGATTTCGCGTGTGGATTAG
- a CDS encoding Putative transcriptional regulator PAI 2-type, FMN-binding split barrel, with translation MYLRAVHAENSIPALRQLIKDFPLGVLTTAIPSATQPFIQSSHIPWVLDVQDESSETELGVLRGHIARANPQSKTMIESLSAENRAGTGDVLDQEVLVLFTAPTHHYVTPKFYTETKPTTGKVVPTWNYAAVQAYGRARIYYEAKSEETSGFLARQIHDLSQLGETSVMGYTGEGGRPGPWKVTDAPERYVELSRMAIVGIEITIDRLQGKFKMSQELGEGDRRGVVEGFKALGSEVGGKMSDLVRERGEMKQKSKQ, from the coding sequence ATGTATCTCCGCGCAGTCCACGCAGAAAACAGCATCCCGGCCCTTCGCCAGCTCATCAAGGACTTTCCCCTCGGGGTCCTGACCACGGCCATCCCCTCGGCAACCCAGCCTTTTATCCAGTCCAGCCACATCCcgtgggtgcttgacgtcCAGGATGAGTCCAGCGAGAccgagctcggcgtcctgAGAGGCCACATCGCGCGCGcgaacccccagagcaagACCATGATCGAATCGTTGTCGGCGGAGAACCGCGCCGGGACCGgggacgtcctcgaccaggAGGTGCTGGTCCTCTTCACGGCCCCGACGCACCACTACGTGACGCCCAAGTTCTACACAGAGACCAAGCCAACCACGGGCAAGGTCGTGCCGACCTGGAACTACGCCGCCGTGCAGGCCTACGGGCGCGCCAGGATCTACTACGAGGCCAAGTCCGAGGAGACGTCCGGCTTCCTGGCCCGCCAGATCCACGACCTCTCACAGCTCGGGGAGACGTCCGTCATGGGGTACACGGGTGAGGGCGGCCGCCCGGGGCCGTGGAAGGTGACGGACGCCCCGGAGCGGTACGTCGAGCTTTCGAGGAtggccatcgtcggcattgAGATTACCATCGACAGGCTACAGGGCAAGTTCAAGATGAGCCaggagctgggcgagggcgaccgTCGGGGGGTCGTCGAGGGGTTCAAGGCGCTGGGGTCCGAGGTGGGCGGCAAGATGTCCGACCTGGTGCGGGAGCGCGGTGAAATGAAGCAGAAGTCCAAGCAATGA
- a CDS encoding Putative ferric reductase, NAD binding domain, ferric reductase transmembrane component-like protein: MATRIREMADAASKTAVQLVKRIAITPKPDSPPGLIEALTVDPWAKSGKYGMGWTYFALALMGTVLLMRFWHFWQDKIRQAIYKQEVEEYYANLYNTDPDYAHAVHTGQAQHFFPDSDGLGEKQFKPRAHFSSVGFVNDTLALFRWVFYRPIPDFVWGSHRFTFSSLAVVTCGLIALAFVTLYCFLQQPLYWQSIQFGSPPVAIRSGMIAVALTPWIIVTSMKANVMSILIGIGPERLNVFHRWAGYLCLFLSLVHTIPFYIQPVWDDGGMDVFSRLFDGGSGVIYGTGIACLVPLVWLCVASLPFIRRIAYEVFVMLHVPVGMVYVGLLFWHTKNYLASWDYLWATVGIWVLCYLIRLVNLNWTRPWRLSFMVGDEAAISLLAENAIKVTIPTQMRWKPGQYVYLRMPGVSFFDNHPFTISSLCSEDFPSEYGENYRDCILVFKPYGGFTRKVLDMAIEKGPFHTYRAFLDGPYGGMRRDLAAFDTCILIAGGSGITALMSQLLNLIKRMRDGKAITRKVVVVWALKRLEAMDWFREELRICRESAPPESVTCKFFVTSAVRNRAMMMGDVDRTAPRALSHLFHDKLDGFVAGIASKRNSALIQSVAQGDPDREQELRAEQEDKITALPQQKYLQPHQYPPPPPGPPPSHRYSAQEESLRKLEGREGDEEGDRDTKKREFHFPPINTKGEVPHFNYAPASPRKVPETSPRNSDVPLRPPELAHLRTTNLPGAGQPRPTSTFGPPSGFDFGFPETPTEFQKSLMRFAFPVPHQIDGGWSVEYGRPDLGYMLKEWATGGADGRGILGRRTAVFVCGPPAMRVGVANTVARLQAAIWGDDMLEEIYLHTENYAL, from the coding sequence ATGGCTACTCGAATTCGCGAGATGGCAGACGCTGCCAGCAAAACGGCGGTGCAACTAGTCAAGCGTATAGCTATTACTCCCAAGCCCGACAGCCCTCCTGGTCTAATAGAGGCCTTGACGGTGGACCCGTGGGCCAAGTCCGGGAAGTATGGAATGGGATGGACCTACTTCGCTCTAGCTCTCATGGGGACGGTCTTGCTCATGCGGTTTTGGCACTTTTGGCAGGACAAGATCCGGCAGGCCATTTACAAGCAAGAAGTAGAGGAATACTACGCCAACTTATACAACACCGACCCCGACTACGCCCACGCAGTCCACACGGGGCAAGCACAGCATTTCTTTCCCGATTCCGATGGACTGGGAGAGAAGCAGTTCAAACCCAGGGCCCATTTCTCCTCTGTTGGTTTCGTCAACGATACGCTGGCCCTTTTCCGCTGGGTATTCTATCGGCCCATTCCTGACTTTGTCTGGGGCAGCCACCGATtcaccttctcctcgctgGCTGTCGTCACCTGTGGTCTCATCGCCCTGGCCTTTGTGACGCTCTACTGCTTCCTCCAACAACCGCTTTACTGGCAAAGCATCCAATTCGGCTCTCCACCCGTTGCGATCCGCTCCGGAATGATTGCCGTCGCCCTCACGCCCTGGATCATCGTGACGAGCATGAAGGCCAACGTCATGTCCATCCTCATTGGCATCGGTCCCGAGCGACTCAACGTCTTTCACCGGTGGGCAGGCTACCTTTGCCTCTTCCTGTCCTTGGTGCACACGATCCCTTTCTACATCCAGCCCGTCTGGGACGATGGCGGCATGGACGTCTTCTCACGCCTTTTTGACGGTGGAAGCGGTGTCATCTACGGCACGGGCATTGCCTGCCTCGTTCCCCTGGTCTGGCTCTGCGTCGCGTCATTGCCGTTCATCCGCCGCATCGCATACGAAGTCTTTGTCATGCTCCACGTGCCTGTTGGCATGGTGTACGTCGGACTCTTGTTTTGGCACACCAAGAACTACCTGGCGTCCTGGGACTACCTGTGGGCAACGGTCGGCATCTGGGTTCTCTGCTACCTAATCCGCCTGGTCAACCTCAActggacgaggccatggcggTTGAGCTTCATGGTCGGCGATGAAGCCGCCATCAGCCTCCTTGCCGAAAACGCCATCAAGGTCACAATTCCAACTCAGATGCGCTGGAAGCCGGGCCAGTATGTCTACCTCCGCATGCCGGGCGTTTCCTTTTTCGACAACCACCCTTTTACTATCTCGTCGCTCTGCAGCGAGGATTTCCCCTCGGAGTATGGCGAGAACTATCGAGACTGTATCCTTGTTTTCAAGCCCTACGGCGGCTTCACCCGCAAGGTCCTCGACATGGCCATCGAGAAGGGCCCATTCCACACGTATCGTGCGTTCCTTGACGGTCCGTACGGAGGTATGCGCAGGGACCTTGCCGCCTTCGACACGTGCATTCTAATTGCAGGCGGAAGCGGCATTACGGCGTTGATGTCACAATTGCTCAACTTGATCAAGCGCATGCGTGATGGAAAGGCCATCACGAGGAAGGTGGTAGTGGTATGGGCCCTCAAGAGACTCGAGGCGATGGATTGGTTCCGCGAAGAGCTCCGGATCTGCCGCGAATCCGCGCCCCCAGAGAGCGTCACCTGCAAGTTCTTCGTCACCTCGGCTGTGCGCAACCGggccatgatgatgggaGATGTAGACCGCACCGCTCCTCGAGCATTGAGCCATCTATTCCACGACAAGCTGGACGGTTTCGTGGCTGGTATCGCATCGAAGCGCAACTCGGCTCTCATTCAATCTGTGGCACAGGGCGACCCAGACCGTGAGCAGGAATTGcgcgccgagcaggaggacaAGATCACGGCGCTGCCACAACAGAAGTATCTACAACCTCACCAATatcctccaccaccaccgggACCGCCGCCCTCACATCGGTACTCTGCCCAAGAAGAATCATTACGAAAGCTCGAGGggcgcgagggcgacgaggagggagacagagacacGAAGAAGCGCGAGTTCCACTTCCCCCCAATCAACACTAAGGGCGAAGTACCCCATTTCAACTACgcgccggcatcgcctcGGAAAGTGCCCGAAACAAGCCCGCGGAACTCTGATGTTCCTCTGAGACCGCCCGAATTGGCGCACTTGAGGACGACCAACCTCCCGGGCGCCGGCCAACCCCGTCCAACCAGTACGTTTGGTCCGCCGTCGGGCTTCGACTTTGGCTTCCCCGAGACGCCGACTGAGTTCCAAAAGAGCCTGATGCGCTTCGCCTTCCCTGTGCCGCACCAGATCGACGGCGGTTGGTCGGTCGAGTACGGCCGGCCTGACCTCGGGTACATGCTCAAAGAGTGGGCCACCGGAGGGGCCGACGGAAGGGGGATCCTCGGCCGGCGTACGGCGGTGTTTGTCTGCGGCCCGCCGGCCATGCGCGTGGGCGTCGCCAACACGGTGGCGCGGCTGCAGGCGGCGATTTGGGGCGACGATATGCTGGAGGAGATCTACCTGCACACCGAGAACTATGCCCTCTGA
- a CDS encoding Putative CENP-V/GFA domain, Mss4-like superfamily protein yields the protein MGLKGSCMCKAIRYESENPQSTALCHCTDCQKWSGSAFTSNAVVPRASFKVTQGEPKFYDISGDSGKNNRHFFCGNCGSSLYTELDLMPDVTCVKAGGLDEGKASLDGKPSVEFYCKDRVSYLTDVKGADQKPAFG from the exons ATGGGTCTCAAGGGAAGCTGCATGTGCAAGGCGATCAGATACGAGAGTG AGAACCCCCAATCGACGGCATTGTGCCACTGCACAGACTGCCAGAAG TGGAGCGGCTCTGCCTTCACCTCCAACGCCGTCGTTCCTCGCGCCTCCTTTAAGGTCACTCAGG GCGAGCCCAAGTTCTACGACATCAGCGGGGACTCGGGCAAGAACAACAGGCACTTCTTCTGCGGCAACTGCGGCTCCAGCCTGTACACCGAGCTGGACCTGATGCCGGACGTCACCTGCGTCAAAGCGGGCGGTTTGGACGAGGGGAAAGCGAGCCTGGACGGCAAGCCGTCCGTCGAGTTCTACTGCAAGGACCGCGTGTCGTACCTGACGGACGTCAAGGGCGCGGACCAGAAGCCCGCGTTTGGATGA
- a CDS encoding Putative alcohol dehydrogenase, zinc-type, GroES-like superfamily, NAD(P)-binding domain superfamily yields the protein MTNHTTPRPKTMRAVVWEGKPYEMAVKADIPLPRLREPEDAIVRITTSAICGTDLHIYHGIMSSLEVPYPVGHEAMGIVEEVGDAVDNLRVGDRVVVFGMPEDGVINTDNHIFPDLAGFGLGKDFGDLGGLQAEYVRVPFADSTLIKIPKKLCDKEWLFLSDIFPTAWEGLSWSGFQPGDSVAVFGAGPVGLMCAYSAILRGASLVYVVDHVPQRLAKAAGMGAVPIDFTKGGISASEQILRLRPGGVDRSVDCCGQECVNAEMKPQQDYILREAIAVTSAGGGVGVPGVYWAQDKSAGAPNADRMKKNISFPIADFFIKGLTLKTGTVQGRPTFEALVKLVESGRARPGFIATAEYDLDDAAKAYRRFDKRLEVKVLFRGVGKEGRDDYEWEEEKTHKEPGHNGTDKSTSGRAKRARLH from the exons ATGACGAACCATACCACCCCTCGTCCCAAGACCATGCGGGCCGTGGTCTGGGAAGGGAAACCGTACGAGatggccgtcaaggccgacaTTCCCCTGCCGCGCCTCCGGGAgcccgaggacgccatcgtccGCATCACCACGTCCGCCATCTGCGGCACCGACCTACACATCTACCACGGCATCATGTCCAGCCTCGAGGTGCCCTACCCCGTCGGCCACGAGGCCATgggcatcgtcgaggaggtcggcgacgccgtcgacaatctgcgcgtcggcgaccgcgtcgtcgtcttcggcatgcccgaggacggcgtcatCAACACCGATAACCACATCTTCCCGGAcctcgccggcttcggcctcggcaaggactttggcgacctcggcggtcTTCAGG CCGAATACGTTCGCGTACCCTTCGCCGACAGCACCCTCATCAAGATCCCCAAGAAGCTGTGTGACAAGGAGTGGCTCTTCCTCAGCGACATCTTCCCCACCGCGTGGGAGGGGCTCAGCTGGTCCGGCTTCCAGCCCGGCGactccgtcgccgtcttcggcgccggccctgTCGGCCTCATGTGCGCCTACAGCGCCATCCTCCGCGGCGCGAGCCTCGTCTACGTCGTCGACCACGTGCCCCAGCGCCTCGCCAAAGCCGCCGGCATGGGCGCCGTGCCCATCGACTTTACAAAGGGCGGCATCTCCGCGTCCGAGCAGATCCTCCGCCTGCGCCCGGGAGGCGTCGACCGCAGCGTCGACTGCTGCGGGCAGGAGTGCGTCAACGCGGAGATGAAGCCCCAGCAGGACTACATCCTccgcgaggccatcgccgtcacctccgctggcggcggcgtcggcgtgcCCGGCGTCTACTGGGCCCAGGACAAGAGCGCCGGCGCGCCCAACGCCGACCGGATGAAGAAGAACATCAGCTTCCCCATCGCCGACTTCTTCATCAAGGGGCTGACGCTGAAGACCGGCACCGTGCAGGGCAGGCCGACGTTCGAGGCCCTGGTGAAGCTGGTGGAGAGCGGGCGCGCGAGGCCCGGCTTCATCGCCACGGCTGAGtacgacctcgacgacgcggccaaGGCGTACAGGcggttcgacaagaggctcgAGGTCAAGGTGCTCTTCCGCGGGGTCGGCAAGGAGGGCAGGGACGACTATGAatgggaagaggagaagacACACAAGGAGCCAGGCCACAACGGGACCGACAAGAG CACCTCCGGCCGAGCCAAGAGGGCGAGACTTCATTGA